One Nocardioides sp. DNA window includes the following coding sequences:
- a CDS encoding class I SAM-dependent DNA methyltransferase, whose product MITGELKSKIDRVWDSFWSGGISNPVEVIEQITYLLFIRRLDELHTLAENKANTIRKPIENPLFLPGQEHLRWSRFKNDDPAVMFKVVSTEVFPYLQQLGQRGGDDTTYSDHMRDARFTIPTPALLSKVVDLLDDIPMANRDTNGDLYEYMLGKLATSGTNGQFRTPRHIIELMVAMTAAKPDDEICDPACGTAGFLVAASEYVREQHPSALTDARQRQHFHSSMFHGYDFDSTMLRIGSMNMLLHGVESADIRYRDSLSEGASGEAERFTLILANPPFAGSLDYEATSKDLQRIVKTKKTELLFLALFLKLLKPGGRAAVIVPDGVLFGSSNAHKALRKALVEEQKLDAVVKLPSGVFRPYAGVSTAILFFTRTDSGGTEDVWFYDVRADGYSLDDKRNPVEANDLPDVLARWSSRPTSVEPGETTWSETTRARTEQSFLVPKTDIVAQGYDLSLNRYKEIEYDEVEHRAPLEIIADIEKLEAEISDGLAELKAMLS is encoded by the coding sequence GTGATCACGGGTGAGCTGAAGAGCAAGATCGATCGCGTCTGGGACTCGTTCTGGTCGGGCGGCATCAGCAACCCGGTCGAGGTGATCGAGCAGATCACTTACCTGCTGTTCATCCGTCGTCTCGACGAACTGCACACGCTCGCAGAAAACAAAGCGAACACGATCCGCAAGCCGATCGAGAACCCGCTGTTCCTGCCCGGCCAGGAGCACCTGCGGTGGAGCCGGTTCAAGAACGATGACCCGGCGGTGATGTTCAAGGTCGTCAGCACCGAGGTGTTCCCGTACCTCCAGCAGCTTGGTCAGCGCGGCGGAGACGACACGACGTACTCCGATCACATGCGCGATGCGCGGTTCACGATCCCGACCCCCGCGTTGTTGTCGAAGGTGGTCGACCTGCTCGACGACATCCCGATGGCGAACCGCGACACGAACGGTGATCTGTACGAGTACATGCTCGGCAAGCTCGCCACATCCGGCACCAACGGGCAGTTCCGCACGCCGCGGCACATCATCGAGTTGATGGTGGCGATGACGGCGGCGAAGCCTGATGACGAGATTTGCGATCCGGCATGCGGCACGGCGGGCTTCCTGGTCGCGGCGAGTGAGTACGTGCGCGAGCAGCACCCGTCTGCGCTGACGGATGCGCGGCAGCGCCAGCACTTTCACTCGTCGATGTTCCATGGGTATGACTTCGACTCCACGATGCTGCGCATCGGCTCGATGAACATGCTTCTGCACGGGGTCGAGTCGGCCGACATCCGCTATCGCGATTCGCTGTCAGAGGGCGCGAGCGGGGAGGCGGAACGCTTCACGCTGATCCTGGCCAACCCGCCGTTCGCGGGGTCGCTGGACTATGAGGCGACGTCGAAGGATCTGCAGCGGATCGTAAAGACGAAGAAGACCGAGCTGCTGTTCTTGGCATTGTTCTTGAAGCTGCTCAAGCCCGGTGGGCGGGCGGCGGTGATCGTGCCCGACGGCGTGTTGTTCGGTTCGTCGAACGCGCACAAGGCGTTGCGCAAGGCTCTGGTCGAGGAGCAGAAGCTCGACGCCGTCGTGAAGCTGCCCTCGGGTGTGTTCCGGCCGTACGCCGGGGTGTCGACTGCCATCTTGTTCTTCACCCGCACTGACTCCGGCGGCACCGAGGACGTGTGGTTCTACGACGTACGCGCCGACGGGTACTCCCTCGACGACAAGCGCAACCCGGTGGAGGCGAACGACCTGCCCGACGTGCTCGCGCGCTGGTCAAGCCGCCCCACGTCGGTTGAGCCTGGCGAAACCACGTGGTCGGAGACCACCCGCGCGCGCACCGAGCAGTCGTTCCTCGTGCCGAAGACCGACATCGTCGCGCAGGGGTACGACCTGTCGCTCAACAGATACAAGGAGATCGAGTACGACGAGGTCGAGCACCGCGCTCCGCTCGAGATCATCGCGGACATCGAGAAGCTGGAGGCTGAGATCTCCGATGGGCTCGCTGAGTTGAAGGCGATGCTGTCGTGA